The Desulfuromonas sp. genomic sequence GCGGCGTCATCCCGGCACTGATAAAGTCGAGCTTGTTGATACCGGTCCGGTGAATCGCATCCTCCAGCTTCGAATCGTCAATCAACACTTCAGTCAGGCCGGGAGAGCGGGGCTGATCGAAGATTGTATGCAGCGATGGCCGGCGCAGGTCACAGCCGATGAGCAAGACCTTCGAGCCGGTTTTGGCCATCGTTTCCGCGAGATTGGCGGCGACGGTGGTCTTCCCCTCTCCCGGGAAAGAGCTGGTAACGAGGATGACCTTTTTTTCTTCGTCGAAGGACGAGAAATGGATGCCGGTGCGCAGGGTCCGGAAGGCCTCGGCCGCCGGCGAGCGGGGCTCGAGATGGGTAATCAGGGTCCGCTTGATCTTGTCCGGAGAAGACTCGTCGTCACCATTACCGTTCCGGGGGCTGATGAAAGGAATGACCGACAACACCGGTACATCGAGAACCTGGCGGGCACTTTCGGCATCCTTGATCGTATCGTCGAGGTATTCGAGAAAGAATGCGACGCCGATGCCGGCCATACAGCCGACGATCAGGGCGAGCAGCAGGTTCTTTTTCTTGTTCGGCTTGATCGGAGTATCCGGGACGATCGCCGGGTCGATAATATTGATACTGCTGATCGTTGCCGCCCTGGCAATCCGCGCCTCTTCATGCTTCTGCAGCAGGAAGGTGTAGATATCGGCATTGACGGTTGCCAGCCGGGTCAGGCGCACCAGCTGCTGTTCGGCTTCGGGGAGCCCCTTCAACTTCTTTTCAAACCTGGCGATCTCCTTATCGAGATCCCTGATCCGGAGCCGATAACCATCCTGCAGGGACTGATAGGTTGCCAGCATCCGTCGCTGCGCTTCGGCGATCTGGCTGTTGACCTGTTGCACCGAAGGGTGGGCCTCGGTAAAGTCGGCCAGCAGACGCATCCGTTCGACCTCCAGTCGGGCCAGCTCTTTTGCCAGTTCGGCGAGTACCGGGTCGTCGAGCAGTGAGGATGGCGCATAGGATTTGCCATCGCGGATCGCCTCCTGCAGGGCATTAATAGCGAATTCGGCCTGGCGGGAGTGCAAACGGTAGGCGTTCTTTTCCTTGTCGGCCATCGTCAACTGCCCGATCAGGGTTTCGGCTTCGGTGTCGAGCCGGATAATTCCGGACTGGCTCTTGAAGTCCTGCAGCGAGTCCTCGGCCTCGTCGAGCAGCTGGCGCACGTCATCGAGCTGCTGACTGATAAATTCAACCGACTTGCGCGCCTCTTCGGTTTTGAAAACAATGTTGCGGTCAAGGTAGACCGTCGCCAGGGTATTGACGATGTCGCTTGCCAGCCGCGGATCGGTGTTCTGATAGGAGAGCCGGATAATATTGGTCCCCTTGCCGACTTCGCTGGCATTGACTGTGCTCCGCAATGAGCGAACGGTTGCATTGAACGGTTTCAGAATCAGGGTAAAGGTGTCGCCCGCCTCCCCTTCGAGGGCATCAATCAGCAGCGACATTTCGGCGTGCTGGAAAAGCTTGGCAACCTGGCCCGGGACAGCGCTCTGCCAGGACTTGCCGCGCACGGTAAAATGTCCGGGCTTGGTCAAAGTGACCAGGTATTCCGGCTCTTCTTCCTGCGAGGTGAACTCGAGCAGGTTGAAGCGGACCGATTCAGCGGTATCCTCGACCCCCCAGTTCAATTGCAGCCGCCGGACCACCTCTTCGGTGTTGGTCCGCGACTTGAGGATTTCAACCTCGGTTTCGATCGGGTTGTCACGCGACAGGCCGAGATCGCCGAGCAGGTCGCCGCCCCCCTTGACCTTTTCGTCCTGGACATGCAGGGTCGCCGCAGCCTCGAATACCGGCCGGGTCAAGAACGTATACAGGACGACCAGGATGACGATGGCGAGAAACGTCGCCAGGGCGTACTTGCGGCGGCGAAACAGGACATTCAGGTAGTCCTGCAGATGAACTTCTTCGGTACGTGGCGGGCCCGGATGATTACGGTACTCATTCATTACAATCAATTATCCCTGAGGTATTGGATCTGAACAAACGGGCTCAGCATGGCACTTACAATCTGCAGAGAAGGCAGGACCTCTTCGATCGCTTCGTTCCAGTTTCCGACCCGACTCCGGGGCACGTATATGATATCCCCCTCTTGCAAAACAAAAGGCAAGGCGCGACCGCGCAGCATCGCCTCAAGATCAACGACCAGCAGTTC encodes the following:
- a CDS encoding protein tyrosine kinase, with protein sequence MNEYRNHPGPPRTEEVHLQDYLNVLFRRRKYALATFLAIVILVVLYTFLTRPVFEAAATLHVQDEKVKGGGDLLGDLGLSRDNPIETEVEILKSRTNTEEVVRRLQLNWGVEDTAESVRFNLLEFTSQEEEPEYLVTLTKPGHFTVRGKSWQSAVPGQVAKLFQHAEMSLLIDALEGEAGDTFTLILKPFNATVRSLRSTVNASEVGKGTNIIRLSYQNTDPRLASDIVNTLATVYLDRNIVFKTEEARKSVEFISQQLDDVRQLLDEAEDSLQDFKSQSGIIRLDTEAETLIGQLTMADKEKNAYRLHSRQAEFAINALQEAIRDGKSYAPSSLLDDPVLAELAKELARLEVERMRLLADFTEAHPSVQQVNSQIAEAQRRMLATYQSLQDGYRLRIRDLDKEIARFEKKLKGLPEAEQQLVRLTRLATVNADIYTFLLQKHEEARIARAATISSINIIDPAIVPDTPIKPNKKKNLLLALIVGCMAGIGVAFFLEYLDDTIKDAESARQVLDVPVLSVIPFISPRNGNGDDESSPDKIKRTLITHLEPRSPAAEAFRTLRTGIHFSSFDEEKKVILVTSSFPGEGKTTVAANLAETMAKTGSKVLLIGCDLRRPSLHTIFDQPRSPGLTEVLIDDSKLEDAIHRTGINKLDFISAGMTPPNPAELIGSSRMQEVLDELKVDYDTIILDAPPLLAVTDSSLLSVYATMAVVVLEAGRVQVRALQRMKELLESLQIKVAGMVLNDKSGKGMEYYSYYRDRYGKYGYGQYGYYSSGYDSDAPPAKKSLLDKVLWWR